In Pseudanabaenaceae cyanobacterium SKYG29, the DNA window ATCTTGCCTACAGCGAGTATTTAGAGTTTACGAGGGCATGGCTGGGTAGATGTTTTTCGTTCTTGAAGGATGATGGCAGGTTGTGCTTGAATATTCCCCTGGATAAAAACAAAGGTGGGCAGCAAAGTGTAGGGGCTGATGTGACCACGATCGCTAAACAGGTGGGATTTCAATATCATGCTACTATCATCTGGAATGAGGGGAATATATCGCGGCGGACGGCTTGGGGGTCTTGGATGAGTGCTAGCGCTCCTTTTGTCATTGCACCTGTCGAGTTAATACTGGTTTTATACAAAAAGCAATGGCGTAAAATTAATGGTACTAAGAAATCAGACATAACCAGAAGTGAATTTATGGAATGGACAAATGGGATGTGGACATTTAATGGAGAAAGTAAGAAAAAATCGGACATCCTGCGCCCTTCCCCTTAGAATTACCCCGACGTTGTATTAAACTCTTTAGCTTTGTAGGCGATACTGTCCTTGACCCCTTTGCTGGCAGTGGTACTACGCTGATAGCAGCAGCAATGCTCAACAGAATTAGTATAGGGGTGGAGATAGATACAGCCTAT includes these proteins:
- a CDS encoding site-specific DNA-methyltransferase; translation: MTKLNVFFSCDNIFLYNDDILTTVAISHNTIDLIVTSPPYNVDINYHSQRDDLAYSEYLEFTRAWLGRCFSFLKDDGRLCLNIPLDKNKGGQQSVGADVTTIAKQVGFQYHATIIWNEGNISRRTAWGSWMSASAPFVIAPVELILVLYKKQWRKINGTKKSDITRSEFMEWTNGMWTFNGESKKKSDILRPSP